The following coding sequences lie in one Oncorhynchus kisutch isolate 150728-3 linkage group LG3, Okis_V2, whole genome shotgun sequence genomic window:
- the pmpca gene encoding mitochondrial-processing peptidase subunit alpha: MATHMSRCRTWGRVQRFGIAAYRKCSSGSGYPNISLSAPLPGIPKPVFAAVDSHEQCETKITTLENGLKVASQNKFGQFCTVGILVNSGSRHETKYPSGIAHFLEKLAFSSTAQYGSKDEILLTLEKHGGICDCQTSRDTTMYAVSAEVKGLDTVVSLLSDAVLQPRLLDEEIEMTRMAVRFELEDLSMRPDPEPLLTEMIHAAAYRGNTVGLPRFCPVESVEKIDKKLLHMYLQSYYCPERMVLAGVGIEHEQLVACARKYLLNVKPVWGASTPTNVDLSVAQYTGGIVRMDKDMSDVSLGPTPIPELTHIMIGLESCSFLEDDFIPFAVLNMMMGGGGSFSAGGPGKGMFTRLYLNVLNRHHWMYNATSYHHSYEDTGLLCIHASADPRQVREMVEILTREFIQMAGTAGEMELERAKTQLKSMLMMNLESRPVIFEDVGRQVLATGKRKLPHELCYLISNVTASDIKRVTTKMLCSKPAVAALGDLTEMPSYEHIQAALSSKDGHLPRMYRLFR; this comes from the exons ATGGCAACGCACATGTCTAGGTGCAGAACTTGGGGCCGTGTTCAGAG GTTTGGAATTGCAGCGTATAGAAAGTGCAGCAGTGGCAGTGGATATCCCAATATCTCACTCTCTGCACCGTTACCAGGGATCCCAAAACCAGTGTTTGCAGCAGTGGACAGCCATGAACAATGCGAGACCAAAATCACTACTTTGGAAAATGGCCTTAAAGTAGCATCTCAAAACAAGTTTGGTCAGTTCTGCACAGTTGGAA ttTTAGTAAATTCAGGCTCTAGACATGAGACAAAATACCCCAGTGGAATTgcacactttttggagaaactTGCCTTTTCT TCCACAGCCCAGTATGGCAGTAAAGATGAAATTCTTCTCACACTTGAAAAACATGGAGGGATCTGTGACTGCCAAACATCCAG AGACACAACCATGTATGCAGTCTCTGCCGAGGTGAAGGGACTGGACACGGTAGTCAGCCTGCTCTCTGACGCTGTATTGCAGCCACGCCTACTAG ATGAGGAGATTGAGATGACTAGGATGGCTGTGCGCTTTGAGCTGGAGGATCTGAGCATGAGGCCTGACCCTGAACCTTTACTGACAGAGATGATCCATGCA GCAGCATATCGGGGGAACACCGTTGGGTTGCCTCGCTTCTGCCCAGTAGAGAGCGTGGAGAAGATCGACAAGAAGCTGCTACACATGTACCTGCAGAGCTACTACTGCCCAGAGCGTATGGTGCTAGCTGGAGTGGGCATCGAACATGAACAACTGGTGGCCTGTGCCAGGAAATATCTGCTAAATGTAAAGCCAGTATGGGGTGCCAGTACGCCTACCAATGTCGACCTGTCTGTGGCACAGTATACTGGTGGAATCGTAAGG ATGGATAAGGACATGTCAGATGTGAGCCTTGGCCCCACCCCCATCCCTGAGCTCACACACATCATGATTGGCCTGGAGAGCTGCTCCTTCCTG GAGGATGACTTTATCCCCTTTGCCGTCCTCAATATGATGATGGGTGGAGGTGGGTCCTTCTCAGCGGGGGGTCCTGGGAAAGGCATGTTCACTAGACTTTACCTGAATGTGCTCAACAG gCATCATTGGATGTACAATGCCACCTCATACCATCACAGTTATGAGGACACTGGCCTGCTGTGTATCCATGCCAGCGCAGACCCTAGACAG GTTCGGGAAATGGTGGAGATTTTAACCAGAGAGTTCATTCAGATGGCTGGGACAGCAGGAGAG ATGGAGTTGGAGAGAGCGAAAACGCAGCTTAAGTCCATGCTGATGATGAACCTGGAGTCGCGGCCGGTTATCTTTGAGGATGTCGGCCGACAGGTTCTAGCCACAGGGAAGAGGAAGCTGCCACACGAGCTGTGTTACCTCATCA GTAACGTTACAGCGAGTGACATCAAGCGGGTCACAACAAAGATGCTGTGTAGCAAGCCAGCAGTAGCAGCCCTAGGAGACCTGACAGAGATGCCCTCCTATGAGCACATCCAAGCTGCCCTGTCCAGCAAGGACGGACACCTGCCTCGCATGTACCGCCTCTTCCGATAG